A region of Arabidopsis thaliana chromosome 5, partial sequence DNA encodes the following proteins:
- a CDS encoding zinc finger (CCCH-type) family protein (zinc finger (CCCH-type) family protein; FUNCTIONS IN: sequence-specific DNA binding transcription factor activity; INVOLVED IN: regulation of transcription; LOCATED IN: endomembrane system; EXPRESSED IN: 17 plant structures; EXPRESSED DURING: 7 growth stages; CONTAINS InterPro DOMAIN/s: Zinc finger, CCCH-type (InterPro:IPR000571), Ankyrin repeat-containing domain (InterPro:IPR020683), Ankyrin repeat (InterPro:IPR002110); BEST Arabidopsis thaliana protein match is: zinc finger (CCCH-type) family protein (TAIR:AT2G40140.2); Has 1807 Blast hits to 1807 proteins in 277 species: Archae - 0; Bacteria - 0; Metazoa - 736; Fungi - 347; Plants - 385; Viruses - 0; Other Eukaryotes - 339 (source: NCBI BLink).), whose translation MGVDELSHLKFSLLLESSACNDLSGFKSLVEEEGLESIDGSGLWYGRRLGSKKMGFEERTPLMIAALFGSKEVVDYIISTGLVDVNRSCGSDGATALHCAVSGLSANSLEIVTLLLKGSANPDSCDAYGNKPGDVIFPCLSPVFSARMKVLERLLKGNDDLNEVNGQEESEPEVEVEVEVSPPRGSERKEYPVDPTLPDIKNGVYGTDEFRMYAFKIKPCSRAYSHDWTECPFVHPGENARRRDPRKYHYSCVPCPEFRKGSCSRGDTCEYAHGIFECWLHPAQYRTRLCKDETNCSRRVCFFAHKPEELRPLYPSTGSGVPSPRSSFSSCNSSTAFDMGPISPLPIGATTTPPLSPNGVSSPIGGGKTWMNWPNITPPALQLPGSRLKSALNAREIDFSEEMQSLTSPTTWNNTPMSSPFSGKGMNRLAGGAMSPVNSLSDMFGTEDNTSGLQIRRSVINPQLHSNSLSSSPVGANSLFSMDSSAVLASRAAEFAKQRSQSFIERNNGLNHHPAISSMTTTCLNDWGSLDGKLDWSVQGDELQKLRKSTSFRLRAGGMESRLPNEGTGLEEPDVSWVEPLVKEPQETRLAPVWMEQSYMETEQTVA comes from the coding sequence ATGGGAGTTGATGAGCTGTCTCACCTCAAATTCTCTCTTCTGCTAGAATCATCAGCCTGCAATGATTTGTCCGGTTTTAAGTCTctagttgaagaagaaggtctTGAGAGCATTGATGGCTCTGGTTTGTGGTATGGGAGGAGATTAGGATCAAAGAAGATGGGTTTTGAGGAGAGGACGCCTCTTATGATTGCTGCCTTGTTTGGAAGCAAAGAGGTTGTTGATTACATCATTAGTACTGGTCTTGTTGACGTGAACCGCTCTTGTGGCTCTGATGGTGCCACGGCTCTTCACTGTGCGGTCTCTGGCTTGTCTGCCAATAGCCTTGAGATTGTTACTCTTCTGCTGAAGGGCTCTGCGAATCCGGATTCTTGTGATGCTTATGGTAACAAGCCTGGAGATGTGATTTTCCCTTGTTTGAGTCCGGTTTTTAGCGCGAGGATGAAGGTTTTGGAGCGTTTGTTGAAAGGAAATGATGATTTGAATGAAGTTAATGGGCAAGAAGAAAGCGAGCCAGAGGTTGAGGTTGAGGTTGAGGTTTCGCCTCCTCGGGGGTCTGAGAGGAAGGAGTATCCGGTTGATCCAACGCTTCCTGATATCAAGAACGGTGTATATGGGACGGATGAGTTCCGGATGTATGCTTTCAAGATCAAGCCGTGCTCTAGAGCATACTCTCACGACTGGACGGAATGTCCCTTTGTTCATCCGGGTGAGAACGCAAGGAGGCGTGATCCGAGGAAGTACCATTATAGTTGTGTCCCTTGTCCTGAATTCCGGAAGGGGTCTTGTTCCAGAGGTGATACTTGCGAGTATGCTCATGGTATCTTTGAGTGCTGGCTTCACCCGGCTCAGTACCGGACTCGTCTCTGCAAGGACGAGACGAATTGCTCGAGaagagtttgtttctttgccCACAAACCCGAGGAGCTGCGTCCTTTGTACCCTTCAACTGGATCAGGTGTTCCGTCCCCGCGGTCTTCCTTCTCATCTTGCAATTCCTCGACCGCTTTCGACATGGGACCGATTAGTCCGCTTCCTATCGGAGCAACAACCACACCTCCTTTGAGTCCTAACGGTGTATCCTCTCCAATAGGTGGAGGAAAAACGTGGATGAACTGGCCTAACATAACCCCTCCTGCATTGCAGCTTCCAGGGAGCAGATTGAAATCTGCATTGAATGCAAGAGAAATCGATTTCTCTGAAGAGATGCAAAGTCTTACTTCTCCAACTACATGGAACAACACGCCAATGTCATCTCCATTCTCCGGAAAGGGCATGAACAGGCTTGCAGGAGGAGCAATGAGCCCGGTGAATAGTCTCAGTGATATGTTTGGGACAGAGGATAATACATCGGGTTTGCAGATCCGACGCAGCGTCATTAACCCGCAGCTGCATTCCAACAGTCTTTCTTCATCACCTGTGGGAGCCAATTCTCTGTTTTCGATGGATTCCTCCGCAGTCTTGGCTTCAAGAGCGGCTGAATTTGCTAAACAGCGAAGCCAAAGCTTCATAGAACGCAACAACGGACTGAATCACCATCCCGCAATCTCTTCCATGACTACAACTTGTTTAAACGATTGGGGCTCATTGGATGGGAAGCTTGACTGGAGCGTCCAAGGAGACGAGCTACAGAAGCTCAGAAAATCCACTTCTTTCCGTCTCAGAGCCGGTGGCATGGAATCAAGACTGCCTAACGAAGGGACTGGGCTCGAAGAGCCAGATGTCTCATGGGTGGAGCCGCTGGTGAAAGAGCCACAGGAGACAAGACTAGCTCCGGTTTGGATGGAGCAATCATACATGGAGACAGAACAGACCGTGGCTTga